One window of the Crassaminicella thermophila genome contains the following:
- the rsmA gene encoding 16S rRNA (adenine(1518)-N(6)/adenine(1519)-N(6))-dimethyltransferase RsmA yields the protein MDRLVSPKVTKEIVNKYGFRFSKSLGQNFLIDENILYKIIDGAEVNKEDMVIEVGPGIGTLTQALAEEANKVIAIEIDKNLLPILSETLGDKDNVEIVNEDVLKLNLHKLIEEKCEGKPVKVIANLPYYVTTPIIMKFLEEKVPVKNIVVMIQKEVADRMQAKPRSKDYGSLSVAVQYYCEPHIITKVPRSVFIPQPNVESTVIRLTVRDEPKVKVKDEKLLFAVVRAAFGKRRKTLLNALTNSGLGVDKEIIKKVLEESGIEGNRRGETLTIEEFAKLSDILYDYK from the coding sequence ATGGATAGATTAGTTTCACCAAAGGTGACAAAGGAAATTGTCAATAAATATGGATTTAGGTTTTCAAAGAGTTTAGGACAAAACTTTTTAATTGATGAAAATATATTGTATAAAATTATTGATGGAGCAGAGGTAAATAAGGAGGATATGGTAATTGAAGTAGGTCCTGGTATTGGAACCCTTACTCAAGCATTAGCAGAGGAAGCAAATAAGGTTATTGCTATTGAAATTGATAAAAATTTACTCCCAATCCTTTCGGAAACTCTAGGGGATAAGGATAATGTAGAGATTGTAAATGAAGATGTTTTAAAACTTAATCTACATAAACTTATTGAAGAAAAATGTGAAGGGAAGCCTGTAAAGGTTATTGCAAATCTTCCATATTATGTAACAACCCCTATTATTATGAAGTTTCTTGAAGAAAAGGTGCCTGTAAAAAATATTGTGGTAATGATTCAAAAGGAAGTTGCAGACAGAATGCAGGCAAAGCCTAGGAGCAAGGATTATGGTTCATTATCTGTTGCAGTCCAGTATTATTGTGAACCACATATTATTACAAAGGTTCCAAGATCAGTGTTTATACCTCAGCCAAATGTAGAGTCAACCGTTATTCGATTGACTGTAAGAGATGAACCAAAGGTTAAGGTGAAGGATGAAAAGCTTTTATTTGCTGTTGTTAGAGCAGCTTTTGGAAAAAGAAGAAAAACCCTTTTAAATGCTCTTACTAACAGTGGCCTAGGTGTAGATAAGGAAATTATAAAAAAGGTTTTAGAAGAGAGTGGCATTGAAGGAAATCGAAGAGGGGAAACTCTTACTATAGAAGAGTTCGCAAAGCTTTCTGATATATTATATGATTATAAATAA
- the rnmV gene encoding ribonuclease M5 has protein sequence MIKEVIVVEGRDDMIAVKRAVDAEIIITHGFGITEETLKRIEFAQKRKGVIIFTDPDHAGERIRKTISKRIEGCKHAFLPREQAIKNGDIGIENASPENIILALKKVRTESKEKRSEFKQIDLIKNDLVGSMEASSRRDELGKLLGIGYANAKQFLNRLNNYGITREEFEEALKKL, from the coding sequence ATGATTAAAGAAGTGATTGTAGTAGAAGGCAGAGATGATATGATTGCAGTAAAGCGTGCAGTAGATGCAGAGATTATTATTACGCATGGATTTGGTATAACAGAAGAGACCTTAAAAAGGATAGAGTTTGCCCAAAAAAGAAAAGGGGTGATTATCTTTACAGATCCTGACCATGCAGGAGAGAGGATTAGAAAAACTATATCAAAGAGGATAGAAGGATGTAAGCATGCTTTTTTGCCAAGGGAGCAAGCTATAAAAAATGGAGATATAGGAATAGAAAATGCATCGCCTGAGAATATTATACTTGCACTTAAGAAGGTTAGAACAGAAAGTAAAGAAAAGAGAAGTGAGTTTAAGCAGATAGATTTAATTAAGAATGATTTGGTGGGTTCAATGGAGGCGAGCAGTCGACGAGATGAATTAGGAAAGCTTTTAGGGATTGGATATGCCAATGCCAAACAGTTTTTAAATCGATTGAATAATTACGGCATTACTAGAGAAGAATTTGAGGAAGCTTTAAAAAAACTTTAA
- a CDS encoding FAD-dependent oxidoreductase, with protein MEEKILVIGGVAAGTKAAAKLKRENPKAVVGIVTKDEDISYAGCGLPYYIGGVIEEKSELVVKTPEDFQAITGVEVLTKHEAVKINKEEQYVEVKDLTTGEMKNFQYDKLVIATGASPFVPPIEGKELKGVFSVRTVSDAIKIREMVDKGEVKKAVIVGGGFIGLEVAENLHERNIEVSLVELIDHILPPFDEEIALYAQNYMKEQGVNIYTGEKVLSLVGDEKVTKVVTDKREIEADLVIMSVGVRPNTQLAKEIGIEIGVTGAIKVNEHMETNIKGIYAVGDCAENINLITGKPAWYPMGSTANKMGRIAAINMANEEKDGLKGVLGTTVVKLFKLNAGKTGLSERDAKKAGFEVETALVPANDKAHYYPGYREIITKLIVDKNTHKVLGAQVIGEGVIDKPIDIIATAITFGAKVEDLQKIDLAYAPPFSMAMSSTIVAASVLTNKLTNRVKGIGPIELKNRLNELQIVDVRDEASFMIGTIPGAINIPSGQITMKANELDKDKETVLVCKVGKNAYLSYLKLKELGFKDLKILEGGMNAYPFERE; from the coding sequence ATGGAAGAGAAAATACTTGTTATTGGTGGTGTAGCCGCAGGAACAAAGGCTGCTGCTAAATTGAAAAGAGAAAACCCAAAAGCAGTGGTTGGTATTGTAACAAAGGATGAGGATATTTCTTATGCAGGTTGTGGACTACCCTATTATATTGGAGGGGTTATTGAAGAAAAGAGTGAATTAGTTGTAAAAACACCAGAAGATTTTCAGGCAATTACAGGTGTTGAGGTGTTAACAAAGCATGAAGCGGTGAAAATAAATAAAGAAGAACAATATGTAGAGGTTAAAGATTTAACAACAGGGGAAATGAAAAACTTTCAATATGACAAATTGGTCATTGCTACAGGTGCATCTCCATTTGTACCGCCTATTGAAGGAAAAGAATTAAAAGGTGTGTTTTCAGTAAGAACTGTATCCGATGCAATAAAAATAAGAGAAATGGTGGATAAGGGAGAAGTAAAGAAGGCTGTTATTGTAGGTGGCGGATTTATAGGTCTTGAGGTTGCAGAAAATCTGCATGAAAGAAATATTGAAGTTTCTCTTGTCGAACTTATAGATCATATTCTGCCTCCTTTTGATGAAGAGATCGCTCTTTATGCACAAAATTATATGAAAGAACAAGGAGTCAATATTTATACAGGAGAAAAAGTTCTTTCACTAGTAGGAGATGAAAAGGTTACAAAGGTTGTTACAGACAAAAGAGAGATTGAAGCAGATCTTGTAATTATGTCTGTTGGTGTTAGGCCAAATACACAATTAGCTAAAGAAATCGGTATAGAAATAGGGGTTACAGGTGCTATTAAGGTAAATGAGCACATGGAAACAAACATAAAAGGGATTTATGCAGTAGGAGATTGTGCAGAGAATATCAATCTTATTACAGGAAAGCCTGCTTGGTATCCAATGGGTTCTACTGCAAATAAGATGGGTAGAATTGCTGCGATAAATATGGCAAATGAAGAAAAGGATGGTTTAAAAGGCGTTCTTGGAACAACTGTTGTAAAGCTTTTTAAACTGAATGCAGGAAAAACAGGATTATCAGAAAGAGATGCAAAGAAAGCAGGATTTGAGGTAGAGACTGCTTTAGTTCCTGCAAATGATAAAGCACATTATTATCCAGGATATAGAGAAATTATTACAAAACTTATTGTAGACAAAAATACCCACAAAGTATTAGGGGCACAAGTAATTGGAGAAGGAGTTATAGACAAACCAATTGATATTATTGCTACAGCAATAACTTTTGGTGCAAAGGTAGAGGATTTACAAAAAATTGATTTGGCTTATGCGCCGCCATTCTCTATGGCAATGAGTTCTACTATTGTAGCAGCTAGTGTATTGACAAATAAGTTGACAAACAGAGTAAAGGGAATTGGACCTATTGAATTAAAAAATAGATTAAATGAATTACAAATTGTAGATGTACGTGATGAAGCATCATTTATGATTGGAACAATCCCTGGAGCTATAAATATTCCTTCAGGACAGATTACTATGAAAGCAAATGAATTAGACAAAGATAAAGAGACGGTTTTGGTTTGCAAGGTAGGTAAAAATGCATATTTGTCTTATCTAAAATTAAAAGAATTAGGATTTAAAGATTTGAAAATTCTAGAGGGTGGCATGAATGCTTATCCTTTTGAAAGAGAATAG
- a CDS encoding ABC transporter ATP-binding protein → MTLKIEKLYKSYEGLKVFENFNMEIIKNGITCILGPSGCGKTTLLNMISGILKPDVGIFSGFDQKAISYIFQEPRLLDWKSVWGNIEFVLKDIYEKEEREKIVSKYIDLVGLREFKDYYPKNLSGGMMQRVAIARAFAYSSNILLMDEPFKGLDVNSKKRLMDEFIKLWMEDLRTVIFVTHDIEEAVLLGDSIYVFSELPVQIKKRFNIDLLRHKRSLEDERIISIKREIHKVLGDD, encoded by the coding sequence ATGACACTAAAAATTGAGAAGCTTTATAAAAGCTATGAGGGACTTAAAGTATTTGAAAATTTTAATATGGAAATCATAAAAAATGGTATTACTTGTATTTTAGGTCCTTCAGGGTGTGGCAAGACAACGCTACTTAATATGATAAGCGGGATTCTTAAGCCAGATGTGGGTATTTTTTCAGGATTTGATCAAAAGGCTATTTCTTATATTTTTCAAGAACCAAGGCTTCTAGATTGGAAGAGTGTATGGGGGAATATTGAATTTGTTTTAAAAGATATTTATGAAAAAGAAGAAAGAGAAAAAATAGTATCAAAATACATTGATTTGGTTGGGTTAAGAGAATTTAAAGATTATTATCCCAAAAATTTAAGTGGTGGGATGATGCAAAGAGTGGCAATAGCAAGAGCTTTTGCATATTCTTCTAATATACTTCTCATGGATGAGCCATTTAAGGGGTTAGATGTAAATAGTAAGAAGAGATTAATGGATGAATTTATAAAACTATGGATGGAAGATTTAAGAACAGTTATATTTGTAACCCATGATATAGAAGAGGCAGTCCTTTTAGGAGATAGTATTTATGTTTTTAGTGAGTTACCTGTTCAAATAAAAAAGAGATTTAATATCGATTTGTTAAGACACAAAAGAAGCTTAGAGGATGAAAGGATTATTAGTATAAAAAGGGAAATTCATAAAGTTTTAGGTGATGATTGA
- the larB gene encoding nickel pincer cofactor biosynthesis protein LarB: MDLEKDIRSILESVKEGNIDIDVAMDYLRDLPFEDIGYAKVDHHRSLRNGYPEVIYCEGKSIEHIKGIVESMLKKDNNILATRASKEVYEGLKDLTDDIIYYDLAKIVFIKKKEIKKSKSKILVATGGTSDIPVAEEAAITAEVLGNSVERLYDVGVAGIHRLLSNKHRLLEANVIITVAGMEGALASVVGGLVDKPVIAVPTSVGYGANFNGLAALLAMLNSCASGVGVVNIDNGFGAGYLASTINRQIELALNNY, encoded by the coding sequence ATTGATTTGGAGAAAGATATTCGAAGTATTTTAGAATCTGTAAAAGAGGGCAATATTGATATAGATGTGGCTATGGATTATTTAAGAGATCTTCCATTTGAGGATATCGGCTATGCAAAGGTTGATCACCATAGGAGTTTAAGGAATGGGTATCCAGAGGTTATATATTGTGAAGGAAAATCTATTGAGCATATAAAAGGCATTGTTGAAAGTATGCTAAAAAAGGATAATAATATATTAGCTACAAGAGCAAGCAAGGAAGTATATGAAGGACTGAAAGATTTAACAGATGATATAATTTATTATGATTTGGCAAAAATAGTTTTTATAAAAAAGAAAGAAATCAAAAAATCAAAAAGTAAGATTCTTGTAGCAACAGGCGGTACTTCAGATATTCCTGTTGCAGAGGAAGCAGCAATTACTGCAGAAGTTTTAGGAAACAGTGTGGAAAGACTATATGATGTAGGGGTTGCAGGAATTCATAGATTATTATCCAATAAACATAGATTACTTGAGGCTAATGTAATTATTACTGTGGCAGGTATGGAAGGAGCTCTTGCAAGTGTGGTAGGTGGATTAGTTGATAAGCCTGTAATAGCAGTGCCTACTAGTGTTGGATATGGAGCAAATTTTAATGGATTGGCAGCACTCCTTGCCATGTTAAATAGTTGTGCAAGTGGAGTAGGTGTTGTAAATATTGATAATGGCTTTGGGGCAGGCTATTTGGCAAGTACTATAAATAGACAGATTGAGTTAGCTCTAAATAATTATTAA
- a CDS encoding DsrE/DsrF/DrsH-like family protein encodes MADKKTIIVFSGDMDKVMASLIIANGAAAMGSEVTMFFTFWGLNTLRKAQKIKVKKDFMEKMFGWMMPRGAEKLGLSKMNFGGIGAKMMKSIMKKKNVNTLPELIESAQMMGVKMIACTMSMDVMGIKEEEIIDGVEFAGVASYLGEADEANVNLFI; translated from the coding sequence ATGGCTGATAAAAAAACAATTATTGTTTTTAGCGGAGATATGGATAAGGTTATGGCAAGTTTAATTATTGCTAACGGTGCAGCAGCTATGGGAAGTGAAGTAACCATGTTCTTTACCTTTTGGGGATTAAATACATTAAGAAAAGCGCAAAAGATTAAGGTAAAGAAAGATTTTATGGAAAAAATGTTTGGCTGGATGATGCCAAGAGGTGCTGAAAAGTTAGGTCTTTCAAAGATGAATTTTGGTGGTATTGGTGCAAAGATGATGAAGAGCATCATGAAAAAGAAAAATGTAAATACCTTACCAGAATTAATAGAAAGTGCACAAATGATGGGTGTAAAGATGATTGCTTGCACTATGTCTATGGATGTAATGGGTATAAAGGAAGAGGAGATTATTGATGGAGTAGAATTTGCAGGGGTAGCAAGTTATCTTGGAGAAGCTGATGAGGCTAATGTAAATTTGTTTATTTAG
- a CDS encoding DUF3189 family protein: MYIIYHDVGGTHSTVVAAAIHLNKLPLDSVPSKSEILNLPLFDRLEKKDIGRLIFHGKDEYGHSIYTISRQYSPRLVVNALQTVADMINKDKNEILCVDTSKTVNNLMRIGGASSRRLGLVSFGRPIVTYGTIKAYPQIATIVKKTKLKIAH; the protein is encoded by the coding sequence TTGTACATTATTTATCATGATGTGGGCGGCACCCATTCTACTGTTGTTGCCGCTGCAATACATCTTAACAAACTTCCATTAGATAGCGTTCCTTCAAAATCTGAAATACTAAACCTTCCTTTATTTGATAGATTAGAAAAAAAGGATATTGGTCGATTGATTTTTCATGGAAAAGATGAATATGGTCATAGTATTTATACAATAAGCAGACAATATTCTCCCCGTTTAGTAGTAAATGCTCTGCAAACAGTAGCAGATATGATCAATAAAGACAAAAATGAAATACTCTGTGTAGATACTTCAAAAACAGTAAATAACCTTATGCGAATTGGTGGAGCAAGCTCTAGGAGACTCGGTCTTGTTTCCTTCGGAAGGCCTATTGTTACATATGGAACAATAAAAGCCTATCCTCAAATTGCTACTATTGTAAAAAAGACAAAATTAAAAATAGCACATTAA
- a CDS encoding ABC transporter substrate-binding protein, translated as MKKILSLLMVLMLIFSAVGCSKKEETNKSEKEIVKIAGLKGPTSIGMIKMFEEKPSLGENFDSVYEVAQNPDILVSKLLSKEVTFAALPTNVAAKLYNKGAGYKLAAINTWGVLYVMTQGEEIHNWEDLRGKNINSIAKGSNPDVIFRYLLEKNGLNPDKDVTLDYTLGHVELAQAMAAKKVNIALLPEPFVTMVSMKNKDAKIAMNIQDEWKNTLGGKALIPQGCIVVREDFAQKHPEVVNKFLAEYEKSVKWVNENKEEAGVLVEKHGIGMKAKMAEMAIPRCNLDFKTASDAKEAVENYLKVLYDFSAKAVGGKLPDENFYYHQK; from the coding sequence ATGAAAAAAATTCTATCGTTGCTTATGGTGCTTATGTTAATTTTTAGTGCTGTAGGTTGTTCAAAGAAAGAAGAAACAAATAAAAGTGAAAAAGAGATAGTAAAGATTGCAGGGTTAAAGGGACCGACTTCTATTGGAATGATAAAAATGTTTGAGGAAAAACCATCTTTAGGTGAAAATTTTGATTCAGTTTATGAGGTGGCACAAAATCCAGATATTTTAGTTTCAAAGCTCTTATCAAAAGAAGTTACTTTTGCAGCACTTCCTACAAATGTTGCGGCAAAGCTTTATAATAAAGGAGCAGGATATAAGCTTGCAGCCATAAATACTTGGGGAGTTCTTTATGTTATGACACAAGGAGAAGAAATACATAATTGGGAAGATTTAAGAGGAAAAAATATTAATTCTATTGCAAAAGGATCAAATCCAGATGTGATTTTTAGGTATTTATTAGAGAAAAATGGATTGAATCCAGATAAGGATGTAACATTAGATTATACATTAGGACATGTGGAGCTTGCACAAGCTATGGCTGCTAAAAAAGTGAATATAGCTTTGCTTCCTGAACCTTTTGTAACTATGGTTAGTATGAAGAATAAAGATGCTAAGATTGCTATGAATATTCAAGATGAATGGAAAAACACATTAGGAGGAAAAGCTTTAATTCCTCAAGGCTGTATTGTTGTAAGAGAAGATTTTGCACAAAAGCATCCAGAAGTAGTTAATAAGTTTTTAGCTGAATATGAAAAATCTGTAAAGTGGGTAAACGAGAATAAAGAGGAAGCAGGAGTATTGGTTGAAAAGCATGGAATCGGAATGAAAGCAAAAATGGCTGAGATGGCAATACCAAGATGTAATCTTGATTTTAAAACTGCATCAGATGCAAAAGAAGCTGTTGAAAACTATTTAAAAGTTTTATATGATTTTTCAGCAAAAGCTGTGGGAGGAAAGCTTCCTGATGAAAATTTCTACTATCATCAAAAATAA
- the larE gene encoding ATP-dependent sacrificial sulfur transferase LarE, protein MNLQQKYTNLKNIIKNFKKVAIAFSGGVDSTFLAKVCKDTLDENAIAITIHAAIHSNREIEEAKALAKKIGIKHILLEKDVLELNAFKQNPNNRCYLCKKEIFTQIKEIAKNNGIDYVLDGSNLDDLGDYRPGLKALEELDIKSPLKEAKLKKEEIRILSKQLNLPTWQKPAFACLATRFPYGEMITKEKLKKVEQAENYLMDLGFKQFRVRYHENMARIEVDPEERVKFFDISFMDQVSEKFKSFGFKYVSLDLQGYKMGSMNATIK, encoded by the coding sequence ATGAATTTACAACAAAAATATACAAACCTTAAAAACATAATAAAAAACTTTAAAAAAGTAGCTATCGCCTTTTCAGGTGGTGTAGACTCTACTTTCTTAGCAAAAGTATGCAAAGATACATTAGATGAAAATGCCATTGCCATAACAATACACGCAGCCATCCATTCAAACCGAGAAATCGAAGAAGCAAAAGCATTAGCCAAAAAAATAGGGATAAAGCATATCTTACTTGAAAAAGATGTTTTAGAACTTAATGCTTTTAAACAAAATCCTAACAATAGATGCTATCTTTGCAAAAAAGAAATTTTCACACAAATAAAAGAGATTGCAAAAAATAACGGTATAGATTATGTTTTAGATGGCTCTAACCTAGATGACTTAGGAGACTACAGACCAGGACTTAAAGCTTTAGAAGAATTAGATATTAAAAGTCCTTTAAAAGAAGCAAAGCTTAAAAAAGAAGAAATCCGCATTCTTTCTAAGCAGCTAAATCTTCCTACATGGCAAAAACCTGCTTTTGCCTGCTTAGCTACCCGTTTTCCTTATGGTGAAATGATTACAAAAGAAAAGCTTAAAAAAGTAGAACAAGCAGAAAATTATTTGATGGATTTAGGTTTTAAGCAGTTTCGTGTTCGCTATCATGAAAATATGGCTAGAATTGAAGTAGACCCAGAAGAAAGAGTAAAATTCTTTGATATTTCCTTTATGGATCAAGTTTCTGAAAAATTTAAAAGCTTTGGCTTTAAATATGTAAGCTTAGACCTTCAAGGATATAAAATGGGAAGCATGAATGCAACAATAAAATAA
- a CDS encoding ABC transporter permease encodes MKISTIIKNKFPTVLSILILIFIWKVISEVVASKMILPSPEATWISFIDLLKSKTFLKIVIATVIRGLIGFLLSCIFGLAVGILTGISEFLEKLMQPFLVMIKSTPVMSIIILALIWFETDNVPIFVSLLVSFPIICANVSEGIKSVDKKIIQMAKIYRVKKWRILLEIYLPSIVSFFIAGISTAMGIGWKATVAAEVLSQPKFAIGTSLYTSKIYIETENVFAWTVVAIILSFIFEKGLRILGQKMIRWRV; translated from the coding sequence ATGAAAATTTCTACTATCATCAAAAATAAATTTCCAACCGTTTTATCTATATTGATTCTTATATTTATTTGGAAGGTCATCTCTGAAGTTGTTGCTTCTAAGATGATTCTTCCTTCTCCTGAAGCTACATGGATAAGCTTTATAGATCTTTTAAAATCTAAAACTTTTTTAAAAATAGTAATAGCAACAGTAATAAGAGGATTAATAGGTTTTTTATTATCTTGTATTTTTGGGTTAGCTGTAGGTATATTGACAGGTATAAGCGAATTTTTAGAAAAATTAATGCAACCCTTTTTAGTTATGATTAAGTCTACTCCTGTTATGTCTATTATTATTTTGGCTTTGATTTGGTTTGAAACTGATAATGTCCCTATATTTGTTAGTTTATTAGTTTCTTTTCCTATAATATGTGCTAATGTTTCTGAAGGAATAAAAAGTGTAGATAAAAAAATTATTCAGATGGCAAAAATATACCGTGTTAAGAAATGGAGAATTTTATTAGAAATTTATCTTCCTTCAATTGTTTCTTTTTTTATAGCAGGAATTTCTACTGCTATGGGGATTGGATGGAAGGCTACTGTTGCAGCGGAGGTTTTAAGTCAACCAAAGTTTGCTATAGGGACAAGTCTTTATACATCAAAAATTTATATAGAAACAGAAAATGTCTTTGCGTGGACGGTTGTTGCAATTATATTGAGCTTTATTTTTGAAAAGGGTTTAAGAATACTAGGACAAAAGATGATTAGGTGGAGAGTATAA
- a CDS encoding sulfurtransferase TusA family protein, which translates to MAEINLNCKGLQCPGPIMQVFKAVKEAQAGDVINVKVTDRGFSKDIKAWCKKTGNELIELNETDTEITAKILKK; encoded by the coding sequence ATGGCAGAGATTAATTTAAACTGTAAAGGACTTCAATGTCCAGGACCAATTATGCAAGTTTTTAAAGCAGTAAAGGAAGCACAAGCAGGAGATGTGATCAATGTAAAGGTGACAGATAGAGGATTTTCAAAAGATATTAAGGCTTGGTGCAAAAAAACAGGCAATGAGCTTATAGAGCTAAACGAAACAGATACTGAGATTACAGCAAAAATCCTTAAAAAGTAG
- a CDS encoding rhodanese-like domain-containing protein, with protein MLKIFVLKRRSLYIGLAILAILIIGILVLIFSGSDETFSETMKYAYKEISPEQAKVLIEKNPDVTVFDLRDEEEYLQGHLPSATQLSYKELKKKLSYYNREGIYIIYGSSDKKSAKAADLMANKGFPKIFILHGGFDNWPYEVE; from the coding sequence ATGCTAAAAATTTTCGTTTTAAAAAGACGTAGCCTGTATATCGGTTTAGCTATTTTAGCAATCTTAATCATTGGAATACTTGTACTTATTTTTTCAGGTTCAGATGAAACTTTTTCAGAAACAATGAAATATGCCTATAAAGAAATCTCTCCTGAACAAGCAAAAGTACTTATAGAAAAAAATCCTGATGTCACGGTTTTTGACTTAAGGGATGAAGAAGAATATCTACAGGGGCATTTGCCAAGTGCCACACAGCTATCTTATAAGGAGCTAAAGAAAAAATTAAGCTATTATAACAGAGAGGGTATTTACATTATTTATGGCAGCAGCGATAAAAAAAGTGCAAAAGCTGCAGATCTAATGGCTAACAAAGGGTTTCCCAAAATTTTTATACTTCATGGAGGCTTTGACAATTGGCCTTATGAAGTAGAATAA
- a CDS encoding metal-sensitive transcriptional regulator, whose translation MKEGMIFMAREDAKKDIINRLRTIKGHIAGIEKMIEEDTKTCEDILLQIAAIRASVHKVGLIILEEHAKDCLIGDKESLSKEEVENVLKTIVKFVK comes from the coding sequence ATGAAAGAAGGGATGATTTTTATGGCTAGAGAAGATGCAAAAAAGGATATTATCAATAGATTAAGAACGATAAAGGGACATATTGCAGGAATAGAGAAGATGATTGAGGAGGATACAAAAACTTGTGAGGACATACTGCTTCAAATTGCTGCAATAAGGGCATCTGTTCATAAGGTAGGGCTTATCATATTAGAAGAGCATGCAAAGGATTGCTTGATTGGAGATAAGGAAAGCCTAAGTAAAGAAGAAGTAGAGAATGTATTAAAAACAATTGTAAAATTTGTAAAATAG
- a CDS encoding DUF7922 domain-containing protein has translation MDRKRYRRYFIILEEEDHGFENKGGKRPKGYTKIETKNGKGVLSHYIQNLKYFDNAEYVYKGYLIGTKDGKQIFADNGTFVIDESGKGELYWRFNPENVDGQGNAIKEFNVIAIVAEVQNGQRKEIVAPLVGFIDKEKVRWKHVLTNHYKEEKKEENNYEAVKIEEVKEEQTPKEEETVKEDIQKEETIEEEIKNEEKEEIRIDPIKVEKEEIEEEKVEVKEEVKEEIEKDKDEKRNEDYGIDYDQMRSYDCKNPYEHYHQYFKMVCGYVENVLKYYKEVKPFEKNLGNCKWWKIDCSQQTLYRNFLPFYGYIHQMYCYSPYINNMIGCPHLIYKYKHYIFGIMYDKNREPIYYIYGIPGRFILSEQPYEGMTGFVYWHPIEDKKPEKGDYGYWILHIDAKTGNIAVPYKPTIPPR, from the coding sequence ATGGACAGAAAGCGTTATCGAAGGTATTTTATAATACTTGAGGAAGAAGATCATGGTTTTGAGAACAAAGGTGGAAAAAGGCCAAAGGGATATACGAAGATCGAAACTAAAAATGGGAAGGGTGTACTTAGTCACTATATTCAAAATCTAAAGTATTTTGATAATGCAGAGTATGTATATAAAGGGTATTTGATAGGAACAAAGGACGGTAAGCAAATTTTTGCAGATAATGGAACGTTTGTTATTGATGAGAGCGGCAAAGGAGAACTATATTGGAGATTTAATCCTGAGAATGTTGATGGACAGGGAAATGCGATAAAAGAATTTAATGTTATTGCTATTGTAGCAGAGGTACAAAATGGTCAGAGGAAAGAGATTGTTGCACCTTTAGTAGGATTTATAGATAAGGAAAAGGTAAGGTGGAAGCATGTTTTGACCAACCATTATAAAGAAGAGAAAAAAGAAGAGAATAATTATGAAGCTGTAAAAATAGAAGAAGTAAAAGAAGAGCAGACACCAAAAGAAGAAGAAACTGTTAAAGAAGATATTCAAAAAGAAGAAACTATTGAAGAAGAGATAAAAAATGAGGAAAAAGAAGAGATTCGTATAGATCCAATAAAGGTTGAGAAAGAAGAAATTGAAGAAGAAAAAGTAGAGGTGAAAGAGGAAGTTAAGGAGGAAATTGAGAAAGATAAGGATGAAAAAAGAAATGAAGATTATGGCATAGATTATGATCAGATGAGGTCTTATGACTGTAAAAATCCATATGAACACTACCATCAGTATTTTAAAATGGTATGTGGATATGTAGAGAATGTCTTAAAATATTATAAAGAAGTAAAGCCATTTGAAAAGAATCTTGGAAACTGCAAGTGGTGGAAGATTGATTGTAGTCAGCAAACATTATATAGAAATTTCTTGCCTTTTTATGGATATATTCATCAGATGTATTGTTATTCGCCCTATATAAACAATATGATAGGATGTCCTCATTTAATATATAAGTATAAGCATTATATTTTTGGAATTATGTATGATAAAAATCGTGAGCCTATATATTATATCTATGGGATTCCTGGTAGATTCATATTAAGTGAGCAGCCTTATGAAGGGATGACAGGATTTGTTTACTGGCATCCTATAGAGGATAAGAAACCAGAAAAAGGAGATTATGGATATTGGATACTCCATATAGATGCTAAAACTGGTAATATAGCTGTACCATATAAACCAACTATTCCTCCTCGTTAA